The Methanocaldococcus jannaschii DSM 2661 genome has a segment encoding these proteins:
- a CDS encoding V4R domain-containing protein, producing the protein MTNAMKIIEMLRIIDNRAKFMGIKLTMMKNLLEKYKDNKELLKEVLKLTEGTRLHELILEAYPPLEELKKEIREEEHKIKITSESGGEEKKEFCTFEGPVSLIAYIKEYLRKYYLGNNVKRIFYDIGKDYAIKLGINTYDDMITFMKKDFGEVVIEKSEPLTVVVKDNKECKNCKASEPICYLTAGFIAGCLENMTNKTYIVEVTEEKCQAVGDPYCTFVAKKSIRLD; encoded by the coding sequence ATGACAAATGCGATGAAGATTATTGAAATGTTGAGGATTATTGACAACAGAGCAAAATTTATGGGTATTAAACTAACTATGATGAAAAATTTATTAGAAAAATACAAAGATAATAAGGAATTGCTAAAAGAAGTTTTGAAATTAACAGAAGGGACACGGCTACATGAACTTATATTGGAGGCATATCCACCTTTAGAGGAATTAAAAAAAGAAATTAGGGAGGAAGAGCATAAGATTAAAATTACTTCTGAAAGTGGGGGAGAAGAGAAAAAAGAATTCTGTACTTTTGAAGGTCCTGTATCTCTCATCGCATATATAAAAGAATATTTGAGGAAATATTATTTAGGAAATAATGTAAAAAGAATTTTTTATGATATTGGTAAAGATTACGCGATTAAATTAGGAATTAACACCTATGATGATATGATTACATTCATGAAAAAAGATTTTGGAGAAGTGGTTATTGAAAAATCGGAACCTTTAACAGTTGTAGTTAAAGATAATAAAGAGTGTAAAAACTGTAAAGCGTCGGAACCGATATGTTATCTAACAGCAGGGTTTATAGCTGGCTGTTTAGAAAATATGACTAACAAAACATATATTGTGGAAGTTACAGAGGAAAAATGTCAAGCTGTTGGAGACCCTTATTGTACATTTGTTGCAAAAAAATCAATAAGATTGGACTAA
- a CDS encoding DUF2096 domain-containing protein, producing the protein MKDARNLDKQWVVLSELSAELVNRGIKVPEIVFEKLRLANALLSYYILDPHASINILANVERELNYVQSQLFSLCDTELTEKYLDRMIKAIRGEINAKFPVSKSNYNREVKKRGKVEAIRVKLQKEMQIERLSDLGEWHGVIFEYSDEKDKVIIEGNIDRVKRALKDFAFMWKED; encoded by the coding sequence ATGAAGGATGCAAGAAACTTAGATAAACAGTGGGTTGTATTATCTGAGTTATCAGCTGAGTTGGTTAATAGGGGGATTAAAGTTCCTGAAATTGTTTTTGAGAAGCTTAGATTAGCCAACGCTCTCCTTTCTTATTACATTTTAGACCCTCATGCATCCATAAATATATTGGCAAATGTTGAAAGAGAACTGAATTATGTTCAATCACAACTCTTTAGCTTATGTGATACTGAACTGACTGAAAAATACTTAGATAGGATGATAAAAGCTATTAGAGGAGAGATTAATGCTAAATTCCCAGTGAGTAAAAGCAACTACAATAGGGAAGTTAAAAAAAGAGGAAAAGTAGAAGCAATAAGGGTAAAGTTACAAAAAGAGATGCAGATTGAGAGATTGAGTGACTTAGGAGAATGGCATGGGGTTATATTTGAATACAGTGATGAGAAAGATAAAGTAATCATTGAAGGAAATATAGATAGGGTAAAAAGAGCATTAAAAGATTTTGCTTTTATGTGGAAAGAAGATTAA
- a CDS encoding IS200/IS605 family accessory protein TnpB-related protein, giving the protein MYFAKKFGRRLKNIREDILKKLANKIAKKLKENNAVLVIEDLSPYFNQNIAKKSFKKLKHKLHNISAKKFLGYLKNKCLEFGVKVIEGNPAYTSIKCPNCGSRLSQLYKLADERALPSRLMYCFDCGFYADRDTVAVFNLIKRFTGLYPFSPKSNEPIAEGTVFPDEAMG; this is encoded by the coding sequence ATTTATTTTGCTAAAAAATTCGGTAGGAGGTTAAAAAATATCAGAGAAGATATACTAAAAAAGTTAGCCAACAAAATAGCCAAAAAACTTAAAGAAAATAATGCAGTTTTAGTTATTGAAGACTTATCCCCTTATTTTAACCAAAATATTGCTAAAAAATCATTTAAAAAACTAAAACATAAATTGCATAACATCTCAGCTAAAAAATTCTTAGGTTATTTAAAAAATAAATGCTTAGAATTTGGCGTTAAAGTTATTGAAGGAAATCCGGCTTACACTTCGATAAAATGTCCTAATTGTGGGAGTAGATTATCTCAACTGTATAAATTAGCCGATGAGAGGGCTCTGCCTTCGAGGCTAATGTATTGCTTTGATTGCGGATTTTATGCTGATAGGGATACTGTAGCTGTATTTAATTTGATAAAGAGATTTACGGGGCTGTATCCGTTCAGCCCTAAGTCCAATGAACCCATAGCAGAGGGAACGGTGTTTCCCGATGAAGCTATGGGTTGA
- a CDS encoding DUF749 domain-containing protein, whose amino-acid sequence MNDKNVEFVATLISILTVKEALNSEMENFVKVRAAIDKRELKDDDKVAIFNINSTTSYQVFFIDKDTNIEELKEEFKKMNVRINYDSEQVLKRYIERLRIQNNSKPISNNNKQ is encoded by the coding sequence ATGAACGATAAAAATGTAGAGTTTGTTGCTACCCTAATATCCATATTAACTGTTAAAGAGGCATTAAATAGCGAAATGGAAAATTTCGTTAAAGTTAGAGCTGCCATTGATAAAAGAGAGCTAAAGGATGATGATAAAGTTGCCATCTTTAATATAAACTCAACAACAAGTTATCAAGTATTTTTTATAGATAAAGACACAAATATAGAGGAGTTGAAGGAAGAGTTTAAGAAGATGAATGTTAGAATTAATTATGATAGTGAGCAGGTCCTAAAAAGATATATTGAGAGGTTAAGGATTCAAAACAATTCTAAGCCCATATCAAATAATAACAAACAATAG
- a CDS encoding DUF2118 family protein has translation MRIPRLYVENAEKHEGRKVVIENGGKVIKFLDKDEEYEGDGKVLYQVIYDDFDNYVLMGTVTKDMIIEYEVGGVRQITYIKKGTKLLEIPAEGYKVYPIVDFGCRILGGHRIAALQSRKGDIRFVNTPVNGIVLFLKEVPAKRENYVFYILPEEEIKFEEE, from the coding sequence ATGAGAATTCCAAGGTTGTATGTTGAAAACGCTGAGAAACATGAGGGAAGAAAGGTAGTTATTGAAAATGGCGGAAAAGTAATAAAATTTTTAGATAAAGATGAAGAATATGAAGGAGATGGAAAGGTTTTATATCAAGTTATATACGATGATTTTGATAACTATGTATTAATGGGAACTGTTACTAAAGATATGATTATAGAGTATGAAGTTGGTGGAGTTAGACAGATAACATACATTAAAAAAGGAACTAAATTATTAGAGATTCCTGCTGAGGGTTATAAAGTCTATCCAATTGTAGATTTTGGTTGTAGAATTTTGGGTGGGCATAGAATAGCCGCTTTACAAAGTAGAAAGGGAGATATAAGATTTGTTAATACCCCAGTTAATGGGATTGTGTTATTCTTAAAAGAAGTTCCAGCAAAGAGAGAGAACTATGTATTTTATATACTTCCAGAGGAAGAAATTAAATTTGAAGAGGAATAA
- a CDS encoding polyprenyl synthetase family protein has translation MLFDKNILQKIDEELKTYVDKDDKLYNASKHLLFAGGKRIRPYLTVVTYMLKKDDIEEVLPAAAAVELIHNYTLIHDDIMDNDDERRGKPTVHVVYGEPMAILAGDLLYAKAFEAVSRIKDNKKAHEVLKILSKACVEVCEGQAMDMEFENYYPTMEEYLDMIRKKTGALLEASVGIGAVMADCNEEEREALKEYAKRIGLTFQIQDDVLDLIGDQKKLGKPVGSDIREGKKTIIVIHALKTLDEDKKKRLLEILGNKNVKDEEIKEAIEILKPSIEYAKELMKQKTEEAKEYLKIFNKDRRKVLEDLADFIMSRIY, from the coding sequence ATGCTCTTTGATAAAAATATTTTACAAAAAATTGATGAAGAATTAAAGACTTATGTAGATAAAGATGATAAACTATATAACGCGTCAAAACATCTTCTATTTGCTGGAGGAAAGAGAATTAGGCCATATTTAACTGTAGTAACTTATATGTTGAAGAAAGACGATATTGAGGAGGTTTTGCCAGCCGCTGCTGCAGTAGAGTTAATTCACAACTACACCTTAATACATGATGACATTATGGACAATGATGATGAGAGGAGAGGAAAACCAACAGTTCATGTTGTCTATGGAGAGCCAATGGCTATCTTAGCTGGAGATTTATTATATGCTAAAGCTTTTGAAGCAGTTTCAAGAATAAAAGATAATAAAAAAGCTCATGAAGTTTTAAAAATCCTATCAAAAGCATGTGTTGAGGTTTGTGAAGGGCAGGCAATGGACATGGAATTTGAAAACTACTATCCTACAATGGAAGAATACTTAGATATGATTAGAAAAAAGACAGGAGCTTTATTAGAGGCTTCTGTGGGAATTGGGGCTGTTATGGCTGATTGTAATGAAGAAGAAAGGGAAGCATTAAAAGAGTATGCAAAAAGAATTGGATTAACTTTTCAAATACAGGATGATGTTTTAGATTTAATTGGGGACCAGAAAAAGTTAGGTAAGCCAGTTGGAAGTGATATAAGAGAAGGTAAAAAGACAATAATTGTTATCCACGCCCTAAAAACATTGGATGAAGATAAAAAGAAAAGATTATTGGAAATTTTAGGAAATAAAAATGTTAAGGATGAAGAAATTAAAGAAGCAATTGAGATATTAAAGCCTTCAATTGAATATGCAAAAGAACTTATGAAACAAAAAACTGAAGAAGCAAAAGAATATTTAAAGATATTCAATAAAGACAGAAGGAAAGTTTTAGAGGATTTGGCTGATTTTATAATGAGTAGAATTTATTAA
- a CDS encoding RNase J family beta-CASP ribonuclease, whose product MKLEIIAIGGYEEVGRNMTAVNVDGEIIILDMGIRLDRVLIHEDTDISKLHSLELIEKGIIPNDTVMKNIEGEVKAIVLSHGHLDHIGAVPKLAHRYNAPIIGTPYTIELVKREILSEKKFDVRNPLIVLNAGESIDLTPNITLEFIRITHSIPDSVLPVLHTPYGSIVYGNDFKFDNFPVVGERPDYRAIKKVGKNGVLCFISETTRINHEGKTPPEIIASGLLKNDLLAADNDKHGIIVTTFSSHIARIKSITDIAEKMGRTPVLLGRSMMRFCGIAQDIGLVKFPEDLRIYGDPSSIEMALKNIVKEGKEKYLIIATGHQGEEGAVLSRMATNKTPYKFEKYDCVVFSADPIPNPMNAAQRYMLESRLKLLGVRIFKGAHVSGHAAKEDHRDMLRWLNPEHIIPSHGDFNLTAEYTKLAEEEGYRLGEDVHLLRNGQCLSFERII is encoded by the coding sequence GTGAAATTGGAAATTATTGCTATTGGAGGTTATGAAGAAGTTGGTAGAAATATGACAGCAGTTAATGTAGATGGAGAGATTATAATATTGGATATGGGAATAAGATTAGATAGAGTTTTGATTCATGAAGATACTGACATATCAAAGCTTCATAGCTTAGAGTTAATTGAAAAGGGAATAATTCCAAACGATACAGTTATGAAAAATATTGAGGGAGAAGTTAAAGCAATTGTCTTATCTCACGGGCATTTAGACCATATTGGAGCTGTGCCAAAATTAGCCCATAGATACAACGCTCCAATTATTGGAACACCTTATACAATTGAACTGGTTAAAAGAGAGATATTAAGTGAGAAAAAATTTGATGTAAGAAACCCATTAATTGTTTTAAACGCTGGAGAATCTATAGATTTAACTCCAAACATAACCTTAGAGTTTATTAGAATAACCCATAGTATTCCAGACTCTGTATTGCCAGTTTTACACACCCCTTATGGTTCAATTGTCTATGGAAACGACTTTAAATTTGACAACTTCCCAGTTGTTGGTGAAAGACCAGATTATAGAGCAATAAAAAAAGTTGGTAAAAATGGGGTGTTATGCTTTATATCAGAAACTACAAGAATAAATCACGAAGGTAAAACACCACCTGAAATTATCGCTTCTGGTTTATTGAAAAATGACTTATTAGCAGCTGACAATGACAAACACGGTATTATTGTAACAACATTCTCCTCCCATATTGCAAGGATAAAATCAATTACAGATATAGCAGAAAAAATGGGCAGAACTCCTGTTTTATTAGGAAGAAGTATGATGAGATTCTGTGGAATAGCCCAAGATATTGGGTTGGTTAAATTCCCTGAAGATTTAAGGATTTATGGAGACCCAAGTTCAATAGAGATGGCTTTAAAGAATATAGTTAAAGAGGGTAAGGAGAAATATCTAATAATAGCCACAGGACATCAGGGAGAGGAAGGGGCTGTATTGTCAAGAATGGCTACAAACAAAACCCCATACAAGTTTGAAAAATATGACTGTGTTGTGTTCTCAGCAGACCCAATTCCAAATCCAATGAATGCAGCTCAAAGATACATGTTAGAATCAAGATTAAAGTTGTTGGGAGTTAGAATATTTAAAGGAGCTCATGTTTCAGGACATGCTGCAAAAGAAGACCATAGGGACATGCTAAGGTGGTTAAATCCAGAGCATATAATTCCTTCACATGGGGACTTTAACTTAACAGCTGAATATACAAAATTAGCTGAGGAAGAAGGTTATAGATTGGGAGAGGATGTTCATTTATTAAGAAATGGGCAGTGTTTGAGCTTTGAAAGAATTATTTAA
- the fni gene encoding type 2 isopentenyl-diphosphate Delta-isomerase, whose amino-acid sequence MVNNRNEIEVRKLEHIFLCSYCNVEYEKTTLLEDIELIHKGTCGINFNDIETEIELFGKKLSAPIIVSGMTGGHSKAKEINKNIAKAVEELGLGMGVGSQRAAIVNDELIDTYSIVRDYTNNLVIGNLGAVNFIVDDWDEEIIDKAIEMIDADAIAIHFNPLQEIIQPEGDLNFKNLYKLKEIISNYKKSYKNIPFIAKQVGEGFSKEDALILKDIGFDAIDVQGSGGTSWAKVEIYRVKEEEIKRLAEKFANWGIPTAASIFEVKSVYDGIVIGSGGIRGGLDIAKCIAIGCDCCSVALPILKASLKGWEEVVKVLESYIKELKIAMFLVGAENIEELKKTSYIVKGTLKEWISQRLK is encoded by the coding sequence ATGGTTAATAATAGAAATGAGATAGAAGTTAGAAAATTAGAACATATATTTCTATGTAGTTATTGTAATGTTGAATATGAAAAAACAACATTATTAGAAGATATTGAACTAATACACAAAGGAACCTGCGGAATTAATTTTAATGATATAGAAACAGAAATAGAATTGTTTGGAAAAAAACTATCTGCTCCAATTATTGTTTCTGGTATGACTGGGGGGCATAGTAAGGCAAAGGAGATAAACAAGAATATAGCCAAGGCAGTTGAAGAACTCGGCTTAGGTATGGGTGTTGGCTCTCAGAGGGCAGCTATTGTTAATGATGAGCTGATAGATACCTATAGCATTGTTAGAGACTACACAAACAATTTAGTTATAGGTAACTTAGGAGCAGTTAATTTCATTGTTGATGATTGGGATGAGGAGATTATAGATAAGGCAATTGAAATGATAGATGCCGATGCTATAGCTATACATTTCAATCCATTACAAGAGATTATACAGCCAGAAGGTGATTTAAACTTTAAAAACCTATATAAACTCAAAGAAATTATTTCAAATTACAAAAAAAGCTATAAAAATATTCCATTTATTGCTAAACAAGTAGGAGAAGGTTTTTCAAAGGAAGATGCATTAATTTTAAAAGATATTGGCTTTGATGCAATAGATGTTCAAGGAAGTGGAGGCACTTCATGGGCAAAGGTTGAGATTTATAGAGTTAAGGAGGAGGAAATTAAAAGATTGGCTGAAAAATTTGCTAATTGGGGCATTCCAACTGCCGCTTCAATATTTGAAGTAAAAAGCGTTTATGATGGTATAGTTATTGGTTCTGGAGGCATAAGAGGAGGTTTAGATATAGCTAAATGTATAGCAATTGGTTGTGATTGCTGTTCAGTTGCTTTGCCTATATTAAAAGCAAGTTTAAAGGGCTGGGAAGAGGTTGTTAAAGTTTTAGAGAGCTATATAAAAGAGTTAAAAATAGCGATGTTTTTAGTTGGAGCTGAAAATATTGAAGAACTTAAAAAAACATCTTATATAGTTAAAGGAACTTTAAAAGAATGGATTTCCCAGAGATTAAAATAA